In Salinisphaera sp. T31B1, the following are encoded in one genomic region:
- a CDS encoding TIGR00366 family protein — translation MAIDERELGRTRGYDSSDDAPPGSRLERIALAVTTWTERWFPDAYVIALLALVIVSGAALLIGARPTDIVSAVGDNYWNLTRFTYQMAMVILTGFALAAAPPIRRMIEALAAVPRSGPGAIAFIALMSMIAGLLNWGFGMMFSAFLVMALAARPSLNMDLRAAAAAGLLGTGSTNMVGLSSTAALLHATPASVPPELLAISGYIPLTETVFLWQNAVLIAAMATVGLFVAYCTAPRGAAVHTAESMGINAAALFADSDADDQASAERRPGDFLSDHPALALITGAVMACWISMQIWDNGFAATISNLNNYIFITLTLAILLNFRIRRFLKAVAEAVPSIGAVLIQFPIYAAVAAVLMTAENPAGQTVADYLGDMFASLASPQLLPPVVAIYSYVVGVFIPSAGAKWVLEAPYILQAGNELHSHLGWLINIYGAAESVANLLNPFWMLPILGLLSLQARSVVGFTFIYFVFLAPTVLIVGWLLGYTLPYHPPVMP, via the coding sequence ATGGCGATCGATGAACGCGAACTCGGCCGCACGCGCGGTTACGACAGCAGCGACGACGCTCCGCCGGGCAGCCGCCTGGAGCGCATCGCTTTGGCAGTCACGACCTGGACAGAGCGCTGGTTCCCCGATGCCTATGTGATCGCATTGCTGGCACTGGTGATCGTCTCCGGTGCCGCTCTGCTGATCGGCGCACGGCCGACCGATATCGTTTCGGCCGTCGGTGACAACTACTGGAACCTGACTCGTTTCACCTACCAGATGGCCATGGTGATCCTGACCGGCTTCGCACTTGCGGCCGCCCCGCCGATCCGTCGGATGATCGAAGCCCTGGCTGCCGTGCCTCGCAGCGGACCGGGCGCGATCGCGTTCATTGCTCTGATGAGCATGATCGCTGGGCTGCTGAACTGGGGCTTTGGCATGATGTTCAGCGCATTTCTGGTCATGGCGCTCGCTGCGCGCCCCAGCCTGAACATGGATCTGCGTGCGGCCGCAGCAGCGGGTCTGCTGGGTACCGGCAGCACGAACATGGTCGGGCTGTCCTCCACCGCTGCCCTACTGCATGCCACACCGGCCAGCGTGCCCCCAGAGCTGCTCGCGATCTCCGGCTATATTCCGCTGACCGAGACCGTCTTCCTCTGGCAGAACGCCGTGCTGATCGCTGCCATGGCCACGGTCGGCCTGTTCGTGGCCTATTGCACCGCCCCGCGCGGGGCAGCGGTACACACCGCCGAGAGCATGGGGATCAATGCCGCGGCCCTGTTCGCCGACAGCGATGCCGACGACCAGGCATCGGCTGAACGCCGACCGGGGGATTTTCTGTCAGACCACCCGGCGCTGGCCTTGATCACCGGCGCGGTCATGGCGTGCTGGATCTCCATGCAGATATGGGACAACGGGTTTGCGGCCACCATCTCCAATCTGAACAACTACATCTTCATCACGCTGACCCTCGCCATACTGCTGAACTTTCGTATACGCCGATTTCTCAAGGCAGTCGCCGAAGCCGTGCCCTCGATCGGGGCGGTACTGATCCAGTTTCCGATCTATGCGGCGGTCGCGGCCGTGCTGATGACCGCCGAGAATCCGGCCGGCCAGACCGTGGCCGATTATCTGGGCGACATGTTCGCCAGCCTGGCGAGCCCACAGCTGCTGCCGCCGGTGGTCGCGATCTATTCCTACGTCGTTGGCGTATTCATCCCCTCGGCCGGGGCGAAATGGGTGCTGGAGGCACCTTATATTCTTCAGGCCGGCAACGAGTTGCACAGCCATCTGGGCTGGCTGATCAATATCTATGGGGCGGCCGAGTCGGTCGCGAACCTGCTCAACCCGTTCTGGATGCTGCCGATCCTCGGTCTGCTGTCTCTTCAGGCGCGAAGCGTGGTGGGATTCACCTTCATCTACTTCGTGTTTCTCGCACCGACCGTGCTGATTGTCGGCTGGCTACTCGGCTATACCCTGCCCTATCACCCGCCGGTCATGCCGTAA